A portion of the Adhaeribacter radiodurans genome contains these proteins:
- a CDS encoding RNA polymerase sigma factor, which translates to MFLKFFSKNPQPPDDRELVQRYQETGDLAYVGELFERYTEMVYLICRKYLPDEDESKDATMQVFEQLIENLKKHQVTNFKSWLHSTAKNHCLMQLRAKKSKPTLSLDAEPILSMQFSKHLHLGNNEDENQEQDWQLLEKALADLPPEQRFCLELFYLQEKSYQQIAEQTGYDLNRVRSYIQNGRRNMKIYVEKHHDPT; encoded by the coding sequence ATGTTTCTTAAGTTCTTCTCGAAAAACCCGCAACCACCCGACGACCGGGAACTGGTACAACGCTACCAGGAAACCGGCGACTTGGCCTACGTAGGAGAATTATTTGAACGTTATACCGAAATGGTTTACCTCATCTGCCGCAAATACCTGCCCGACGAAGACGAAAGCAAAGATGCGACCATGCAAGTGTTTGAACAGCTAATAGAAAATCTAAAAAAGCACCAGGTTACTAATTTTAAAAGTTGGCTGCATTCTACAGCTAAAAATCACTGCCTGATGCAGTTACGGGCGAAAAAAAGTAAACCTACCCTCTCGTTAGATGCCGAGCCCATTTTATCTATGCAATTTAGTAAGCATTTGCATCTAGGTAATAATGAGGACGAAAACCAGGAACAAGACTGGCAATTGCTTGAAAAAGCTTTAGCCGATTTGCCCCCGGAACAACGTTTTTGCCTGGAATTATTTTACCTGCAGGAGAAAAGTTACCAGCAAATTGCCGAACAAACGGGTTACGACCTAAACAGAGTGCGCAGTTATATTCAGAACGGGCGCCGGAATATGAAAATTTACGTGGAGAAGCATCATGACCCAACCTGA
- a CDS encoding energy transducer TonB, producing the protein MTQPDTLKWLLPDDGHFSLEQLRLYQEENLSALARHQVEKHLLDCDLCTDVLAGIAVSNRGQTQNAVNQLSQQIKSKVQSEPRLKARSFYGPALRIAAGFLILLVSFGVFRYLQRPTLTATPESSVAQQTQTKLKAEEPQVALSAPPDPIIKPTEPEPIAPVKSKVSSPTRKATVAKSIKKEKSEIALHSSAPAETLFPIDTAIVLDAMINKTADASEMASDVPLPTTIAKNSLTAKRALTGAALTGKSINSISLQSATTFTNQEQLPEAATIHYSAVKEITNGLTRTKPQMGMPAFNQYIQENLRYPAEAKRQNQEGIVEVSFTVTTEGKLTNFKILKSLHPACDAEAIRVIQEGPGWQPTQLQGQPQAENVRVTVQFKL; encoded by the coding sequence ATGACCCAACCTGATACCTTAAAATGGCTTTTACCCGACGACGGGCATTTTTCGTTGGAACAGCTCCGGCTGTACCAGGAAGAAAACTTGTCGGCCCTAGCCCGGCATCAGGTAGAAAAGCACCTGCTGGATTGTGACCTATGCACCGACGTATTGGCCGGTATAGCTGTTTCTAACCGGGGCCAAACTCAAAATGCCGTAAACCAGTTAAGCCAGCAAATAAAAAGTAAAGTTCAGTCGGAACCACGTTTAAAAGCCCGGTCTTTTTACGGACCAGCTTTGCGGATAGCCGCCGGATTTTTAATTTTACTCGTGAGTTTTGGTGTATTCCGATACTTGCAACGACCTACTTTAACGGCCACCCCAGAAAGCTCAGTTGCTCAACAAACTCAAACAAAACTTAAAGCCGAAGAACCGCAGGTGGCTCTTTCTGCTCCTCCGGACCCCATTATAAAGCCTACTGAACCAGAACCTATTGCTCCGGTAAAGAGTAAAGTTAGCTCCCCAACCCGGAAAGCCACTGTTGCTAAATCCATAAAAAAGGAAAAATCTGAAATTGCACTTCATTCGTCGGCACCGGCAGAAACACTTTTCCCGATTGATACCGCGATAGTGTTAGATGCCATGATTAACAAAACGGCAGATGCTTCTGAAATGGCTTCAGATGTTCCATTACCTACTACTATTGCTAAAAATAGCTTAACGGCCAAAAGAGCACTCACCGGCGCTGCATTAACGGGTAAGTCAATAAATAGTATATCCTTACAAAGCGCCACTACTTTTACTAATCAGGAGCAGTTACCGGAAGCAGCAACCATTCATTACAGTGCAGTAAAAGAAATTACAAATGGACTTACCCGGACCAAGCCTCAAATGGGGATGCCAGCCTTTAACCAATATATTCAGGAGAATTTACGTTATCCCGCCGAAGCGAAGAGACAAAATCAAGAAGGTATAGTTGAGGTAAGCTTTACGGTAACGACAGAAGGCAAATTAACTAACTTTAAAATTCTAAAAAGCCTACATCCTGCCTGCGATGCCGAGGCTATTCGGGTAATTCAAGAAGGGCCAGGCTGGCAGCCTACCCAATTACAAGGCCAGCCTCAAGCCGAAAACGTGCGGGTAACGGTGCAATTTAAGTTATAG
- a CDS encoding amidohydrolase yields the protein MKNIYILLLSTTLALPTLAQQNPLSTKVDQGADKVEQKVITWRRDFHQNPELSNNEKRTAAIVAKHLKALGMEVKTGVAKTGVVGILKGGKPGPVIALRADMDALPVTERVPLPFASKVKSTYNGQPVGVMHACGHDSHVAILMGAAEVLAGMKNDLSGTIKFIFQPAEEGAPFGEEGGAELMIKEGVLENPKVDVAFGLHINSQTEVGKVTYRPGGTMASVNDMKITVKGKQAHGAYPWSSVDPIVVSAQIINNLQTIVSRNLNVTENPGIVTIGTIQGGNRSNIIPEQVEMTGTLRALSAEDEKMIIARVKQVATKTAESAGATAEVQIPLSIRYPVTYNQPALTEKMLPTLQRTAGTENVELRPAVTGAEDFSFFQEKVPGLFVFLGGMPKGKKREEAPSHHTPDFFIDESGFKLGIRALCNLVLDYPGKVNSGGGN from the coding sequence ATGAAAAATATTTACATCTTACTTCTCAGTACCACATTGGCTCTACCAACTTTGGCGCAGCAAAATCCTCTTTCTACTAAAGTAGACCAGGGCGCCGATAAAGTGGAGCAAAAAGTTATTACCTGGCGTCGCGATTTTCATCAGAACCCGGAACTAAGCAATAACGAGAAACGAACAGCGGCAATTGTAGCCAAGCATTTGAAAGCCTTGGGCATGGAAGTAAAAACCGGAGTAGCTAAGACCGGAGTGGTAGGTATTCTGAAAGGAGGTAAACCGGGGCCGGTTATTGCCTTACGCGCCGACATGGATGCTTTGCCGGTTACCGAACGGGTGCCATTGCCTTTTGCATCTAAAGTTAAATCTACTTACAACGGCCAACCAGTAGGAGTGATGCACGCCTGTGGCCATGATTCGCACGTGGCTATTTTAATGGGTGCCGCTGAAGTACTGGCCGGAATGAAAAATGATCTTAGCGGTACAATAAAATTTATCTTTCAGCCCGCCGAAGAAGGAGCGCCTTTCGGGGAAGAGGGCGGCGCGGAGTTAATGATAAAAGAAGGCGTATTAGAAAACCCGAAAGTGGATGTGGCGTTTGGTCTGCATATTAATTCGCAAACAGAAGTTGGTAAAGTTACCTACCGTCCGGGCGGTACCATGGCCAGCGTAAACGACATGAAGATAACCGTAAAAGGTAAACAAGCGCACGGCGCTTACCCCTGGTCTTCCGTCGATCCGATTGTGGTTTCGGCTCAAATTATTAATAATTTACAAACTATTGTCAGCCGTAATTTAAATGTAACCGAAAACCCGGGTATTGTAACCATTGGAACTATTCAAGGCGGCAACCGGTCGAATATTATTCCGGAGCAGGTAGAAATGACAGGTACACTGCGGGCTCTAAGCGCCGAAGATGAGAAAATGATTATTGCCCGCGTAAAGCAAGTGGCTACAAAAACGGCCGAGAGCGCCGGTGCTACGGCCGAAGTACAAATTCCGTTGAGCATCCGCTATCCGGTAACGTACAACCAGCCAGCCCTAACCGAAAAAATGCTGCCTACATTACAACGAACGGCGGGCACCGAAAATGTGGAACTGCGCCCGGCAGTAACCGGTGCCGAAGATTTTTCTTTTTTCCAGGAGAAAGTACCTGGCTTGTTTGTTTTCCTGGGTGGTATGCCCAAAGGCAAAAAGCGCGAAGAAGCGCCTTCCCACCATACCCCCGACTTCTTCATCGACGAGAGTGGCTTTAAGTTGGGCATAAGAGCTCTTTGTAATTTGGTATTGGATTACCCGGGAAAGGTTAATTCTGGCGGTGGAAATTAA
- a CDS encoding vWA domain-containing protein: MKNYWYLFALLLLITSCRSLAQNRTLTGQVTHSRYNQPLAGVNLTIKGTSLGTLTDSAGTFTIQVPASARSLVVSQVGYITQEIRLGTQKRLNIKLQPDTNTLQEVVEVAFDQAEQAVKAAANMMSRIQIKASVGPMNSRRILIDLPRTNYNTEEYDRVEENIFLETTRNPLSTFSIDVDAASYSNVRRFLNNGRKPPKDAVRIEEMVNYFKYSYPQPKKEDPVAMITELAACPWNPDNQLLHIGLQGKNIPTDNLPPANLVFLIDVSGSMASEDKLPLVIAGFKLLVNQLRPQDKVAIAVYAGAAGLVLPPTPGNRKEVILSALEKLEAGGSTAGGEGIKLAYKVAQENLLKEGNNRVILATDGDFNVGVSSTSELERLIEEKRESGVFLTVLGFGTGNLKDSRMEKLADIGNGNYAYLDNIQEAKKVFVNEFGGTLFTIAKDVKLQLEFNPAYVKAYRLIGYENRNLHNEDFKNDKKDAGDLGAGHTVTALYEIIPASSKKSSTPLSEVDELKYQQVKSPPTAFAGELLTLKLRYKAPDGNTSKLLEKIVNTDVTTKPSENFRFAAAVAEFGMLLRDSEHKGQATYANVLSLAEGAKGQDPEGYRAEFVRLVKTTQLLDNGIPEAQVVPKEK; the protein is encoded by the coding sequence ATGAAAAACTACTGGTATTTGTTTGCTTTACTGTTGCTGATTACCTCGTGCCGGAGCCTGGCCCAAAACCGGACTCTTACCGGACAAGTAACCCATTCCCGCTATAATCAGCCTTTAGCCGGCGTAAACCTAACCATAAAAGGAACCAGCCTGGGTACGCTCACCGATTCGGCTGGCACCTTTACAATTCAGGTACCCGCTTCTGCTCGTTCACTGGTAGTAAGTCAGGTAGGTTACATTACCCAGGAAATTAGGCTCGGTACTCAAAAACGATTGAATATTAAGTTACAACCGGACACCAACACCTTACAGGAAGTAGTAGAAGTAGCGTTCGATCAGGCCGAACAGGCCGTGAAAGCAGCAGCGAATATGATGAGCAGGATTCAAATAAAAGCGAGCGTTGGCCCAATGAACTCCAGACGGATATTGATTGATTTACCCCGGACAAATTATAACACCGAAGAATACGACCGGGTAGAAGAAAATATTTTCTTGGAAACTACCCGCAATCCGCTTTCAACTTTTTCGATTGATGTGGATGCTGCTTCGTACAGCAACGTGCGTCGGTTTTTAAACAATGGGCGAAAGCCGCCCAAAGATGCCGTACGCATTGAGGAGATGGTTAATTACTTTAAGTATAGCTATCCACAACCAAAAAAGGAAGACCCGGTAGCTATGATAACGGAACTGGCAGCTTGCCCCTGGAACCCCGATAATCAATTGCTACACATCGGCTTGCAGGGCAAAAATATACCCACCGATAACCTGCCGCCCGCTAATCTTGTTTTCCTGATTGATGTGTCGGGTTCTATGGCTTCGGAAGATAAGTTGCCGCTGGTAATTGCCGGATTTAAATTACTGGTAAACCAATTGCGTCCGCAGGATAAAGTAGCCATTGCGGTATACGCCGGAGCCGCCGGCTTGGTACTTCCACCTACTCCGGGTAACCGTAAAGAAGTTATCCTTTCGGCATTAGAGAAGCTGGAAGCCGGAGGCTCTACTGCGGGCGGCGAAGGCATTAAGTTAGCTTACAAGGTAGCACAGGAAAATTTACTAAAAGAAGGCAATAACCGGGTAATTTTAGCCACCGACGGCGATTTTAACGTGGGCGTATCGAGTACTTCGGAACTGGAACGGCTCATTGAAGAAAAGCGGGAAAGCGGCGTATTTTTAACTGTTCTGGGGTTTGGTACCGGCAATTTAAAAGACAGCCGGATGGAAAAGCTGGCCGATATTGGAAATGGTAATTATGCTTACCTGGATAATATTCAGGAAGCGAAAAAGGTATTTGTGAATGAGTTTGGCGGCACATTGTTTACCATTGCCAAAGATGTAAAACTGCAACTGGAGTTTAACCCGGCCTACGTAAAAGCTTACCGCCTGATTGGTTACGAAAACCGGAATTTACACAACGAAGATTTTAAAAACGATAAAAAAGATGCCGGCGATTTAGGAGCGGGTCACACTGTAACGGCACTCTACGAAATTATCCCGGCCAGTAGTAAAAAATCTTCTACGCCATTAAGTGAAGTTGACGAACTGAAATACCAGCAGGTAAAAAGCCCTCCAACTGCTTTTGCCGGAGAGTTACTAACCTTAAAATTACGTTACAAAGCTCCTGATGGAAATACGAGTAAATTACTCGAGAAAATAGTAAATACAGATGTTACCACTAAACCGTCAGAGAATTTCCGGTTTGCGGCAGCCGTAGCTGAATTTGGCATGCTGCTCCGCGATTCCGAACATAAAGGTCAGGCAACTTACGCCAATGTACTTTCTTTAGCAGAAGGAGCGAAAGGGCAAGATCCGGAAGGTTATCGGGCTGAGTTTGTTCGTTTAGTGAAGACTACGCAATTACTGGATAATGGTATACCGGAAGCGCAGGTTGTTCCTAAGGAGAAGTAA
- a CDS encoding DinB family protein, producing the protein MEQTIEKNQTASFISTANLLEHWQGHRGLTRRVIEAFPEKDFFEYSIGGMRPFAAMVQELLAIAAPGLREIVGGNTEELNEHLDHQNNKAQLLALWDQSTDEINRLWAQIPEEKFQETILAFGQYEGTVWSTVLYYIDNEIHHRAQGFVYLRSLGIEPPYFWQR; encoded by the coding sequence ATGGAGCAAACTATTGAAAAAAACCAAACCGCATCCTTTATTTCAACCGCAAACTTATTAGAGCACTGGCAAGGCCACCGGGGCTTAACCCGCCGGGTAATAGAAGCCTTTCCGGAAAAAGATTTTTTTGAGTACTCTATTGGCGGTATGCGCCCGTTTGCCGCTATGGTGCAGGAGTTGCTAGCCATTGCCGCCCCTGGTCTCCGGGAAATTGTGGGTGGGAATACAGAAGAATTAAACGAACACTTAGATCACCAAAACAACAAAGCGCAGTTGCTGGCTTTATGGGATCAATCTACCGATGAAATTAACCGATTGTGGGCGCAAATTCCGGAAGAGAAATTTCAGGAGACTATTCTGGCTTTTGGCCAGTACGAAGGCACAGTGTGGTCTACTGTTTTATATTACATCGATAACGAAATTCACCACCGCGCGCAGGGATTTGTGTATTTGCGCTCGTTGGGCATAGAACCGCCTTATTTTTGGCAAAGATAA
- a CDS encoding amidohydrolase family protein, giving the protein MIRNKQFILILAGILFSFISLIAQAQEMSFEEYEPKSTLVVPEHPVTKAKYPFIDVHSHQNSNMSKEAMTKIVKEMDALNMRTMVNLSGGSGSELKSGVANLKGSYPNRFVVFANVDFSKIDDPNFGEKAATQLEQDVKNGAQGLKIFKNLGMTVKDKNGKRIPTDDPRLNPIWQKCAELKIPVLIHTGEPQSFFDPIDKNNERWLELKQFPNRARPSSEYPSWEQVMQEQHSLFAKNPKTIFINAHLGWLGGDLARLGKLLDKLPNVYTEIGAVLAELGRQPHFAREWFIKYQDRVLFGKDIYAPTEYHTYFRVLETNDEYFDYYRKRHAFWKMYGLNLPDEVLKKLYYKNALKIVPRLDATGFPK; this is encoded by the coding sequence ATGATCCGCAACAAACAATTCATTTTAATTCTGGCCGGCATACTTTTTTCTTTTATTTCACTAATCGCGCAAGCTCAGGAAATGAGCTTTGAAGAATATGAGCCTAAATCTACGCTGGTGGTGCCCGAACACCCGGTAACCAAAGCTAAGTACCCTTTTATTGATGTGCATAGCCACCAAAACTCCAACATGAGCAAAGAGGCAATGACCAAAATAGTGAAGGAGATGGATGCTTTAAATATGCGCACCATGGTTAATTTGAGCGGCGGCAGCGGCAGCGAACTTAAAAGCGGAGTAGCTAATTTAAAAGGAAGTTACCCAAATCGTTTTGTAGTATTTGCCAATGTGGATTTTAGTAAGATCGACGACCCGAACTTTGGCGAAAAAGCCGCTACCCAATTAGAACAAGACGTGAAAAATGGCGCCCAAGGATTAAAAATCTTTAAAAATTTGGGCATGACCGTGAAAGATAAAAACGGTAAAAGAATCCCGACCGATGATCCAAGGTTAAACCCCATCTGGCAAAAGTGCGCCGAACTAAAAATCCCCGTGCTTATTCATACTGGTGAACCTCAATCCTTTTTCGACCCGATTGATAAAAACAACGAGCGCTGGCTGGAATTAAAACAATTTCCGAACCGGGCCCGCCCGAGTAGCGAATACCCCAGTTGGGAGCAAGTAATGCAGGAGCAACACAGTCTATTTGCGAAAAACCCTAAAACCATATTTATTAACGCGCATTTGGGCTGGCTTGGTGGCGATTTAGCCAGGTTGGGTAAGTTATTAGATAAGTTACCCAACGTGTACACCGAGATTGGTGCGGTACTCGCGGAACTAGGTCGGCAACCACATTTTGCCCGCGAATGGTTTATTAAATACCAGGATCGCGTTTTATTCGGAAAAGATATTTACGCCCCAACCGAATACCATACGTACTTCCGGGTTCTCGAAACCAACGATGAATACTTCGATTATTACCGCAAACGCCACGCCTTCTGGAAAATGTACGGCTTAAACTTACCCGACGAAGTTCTAAAAAAACTCTACTATAAGAATGCCCTAAAAATTGTTCCCCGCCTGGATGCCACCGGCTTCCCGAAGTAA
- a CDS encoding TM2 domain-containing protein, with translation MANILNYLPYLETDEMAFLQGIFQNMNDQQAQQFADIYRARRKTPELILFTTLLGFVGFAGVQRFVIGSIGMGILYFFTAGLCFIGTIIDAINYRRMAFDYNIKEAQKVQIMVISQMGGPYSGQN, from the coding sequence ATGGCTAATATCTTAAACTACTTACCTTATTTAGAAACCGATGAAATGGCCTTTCTGCAAGGCATATTTCAAAATATGAATGACCAACAGGCGCAGCAATTCGCCGATATTTACCGGGCGCGCCGCAAAACGCCCGAACTTATTTTATTTACTACCTTATTGGGCTTTGTAGGTTTTGCCGGCGTTCAACGGTTTGTAATTGGCAGTATCGGTATGGGGATTTTATACTTTTTTACGGCCGGACTTTGTTTTATTGGTACTATTATCGACGCTATTAATTACCGGCGGATGGCTTTTGATTATAATATAAAAGAAGCGCAAAAAGTGCAGATAATGGTAATAAGCCAAATGGGAGGTCCGTATTCGGGGCAGAATTAG
- a CDS encoding VOC family protein codes for MFSFSQVRIARPTNQLPKVIQFYTEGLGLEKLSSFTNHAGYDGVMLGLPDKQYHLEFTQHVAGSPCPAPTKDNLLVFYIPDQAVLDAAATRMQNLGYFPIPPENPYWNSKGLTFEDPDGWRVVLFAGTWGEEIKRG; via the coding sequence ATGTTTTCCTTCTCGCAAGTCCGGATTGCCCGCCCAACAAACCAGTTACCTAAAGTTATTCAATTTTATACCGAAGGTTTAGGGCTGGAAAAGCTAAGTTCTTTTACCAACCATGCGGGGTATGATGGCGTGATGCTGGGTTTGCCCGATAAACAATATCATCTGGAGTTTACGCAACATGTGGCTGGTAGCCCTTGCCCGGCTCCAACTAAAGATAATTTGCTGGTTTTTTACATTCCGGATCAAGCCGTTTTAGATGCTGCTGCTACGCGCATGCAGAATCTGGGTTATTTCCCAATTCCGCCCGAAAACCCTTATTGGAATAGCAAAGGACTTACTTTTGAAGATCCGGATGGCTGGCGCGTGGTTTTGTTTGCCGGTACCTGGGGTGAAGAGATAAAAAGAGGTTAG
- a CDS encoding formylglycine-generating enzyme family protein: protein MNFNESYSALKAGFIFLLALSFITSCQSKSENKVKVPEKAVSQKATVVLNQVADTAKTKMVWIKGGTFQMGSEEPEFPDAKPVHAVTVNGFWMDEHEVTYGQYAEFVRATNYKTVAERALNPADYPGVPADKLVPGSAVFSAPAQEVILDNPLQWWEYVPGANWFQPQGPEVRVKNLKKSPVVQVSYEDALAYAHWSGKRLPTEAEWEYAARGGKEKQKYYWGSELMPGNKWVANIYQGNFPDKNTGEDGFLGVAPIKSFPPNAYGLYDMEGNVWEWCSDFYRPDYYSQSPAKNPQGPTDSYDPDEPNVVKRVQRGGSFLCSDQYCIRYKAGSRGKGEVTSSSDNLGFRCVKDKVN from the coding sequence ATGAATTTTAATGAATCTTACTCAGCCTTAAAAGCGGGTTTTATCTTTTTACTGGCGCTTTCTTTTATTACTAGTTGCCAGAGCAAATCAGAGAATAAAGTGAAAGTACCGGAGAAAGCAGTTAGTCAAAAAGCAACCGTTGTTTTAAATCAGGTGGCTGATACGGCAAAAACCAAAATGGTTTGGATAAAAGGCGGGACTTTTCAGATGGGTTCGGAAGAGCCGGAATTTCCGGATGCCAAGCCTGTACACGCTGTTACGGTAAACGGGTTTTGGATGGATGAGCATGAAGTTACCTATGGGCAATACGCCGAATTTGTAAGAGCAACTAACTACAAAACTGTGGCGGAAAGAGCTTTAAACCCCGCCGATTACCCGGGCGTTCCTGCTGATAAACTGGTGCCTGGCTCGGCGGTATTTTCTGCTCCTGCGCAAGAAGTAATTTTAGATAATCCGTTGCAGTGGTGGGAATATGTACCGGGAGCTAACTGGTTTCAGCCCCAAGGCCCGGAGGTAAGGGTAAAAAATTTAAAAAAATCGCCGGTGGTACAAGTTTCCTACGAAGATGCACTTGCCTACGCTCACTGGTCGGGCAAACGTTTACCCACCGAAGCCGAATGGGAATATGCGGCCCGTGGGGGCAAAGAAAAACAAAAATACTATTGGGGCAGTGAGTTAATGCCGGGTAATAAATGGGTGGCGAATATTTACCAAGGAAATTTTCCGGATAAAAATACCGGCGAAGATGGCTTCCTGGGCGTGGCTCCCATAAAATCGTTCCCGCCGAACGCTTACGGTTTATACGATATGGAAGGCAACGTGTGGGAATGGTGCAGCGATTTTTATCGTCCGGATTATTACAGCCAAAGTCCTGCTAAAAATCCCCAAGGCCCAACTGACAGTTACGACCCAGATGAGCCTAATGTAGTAAAACGGGTTCAGCGCGGAGGTTCTTTTTTGTGCAGCGATCAGTATTGTATCCGGTATAAAGCCGGCAGTCGCGGTAAAGGCGAAGTAACCAGTAGTTCCGATAATCTAGGCTTCCGTTGTGTGAAGGATAAAGTAAATTGA
- a CDS encoding phospholipase D-like domain-containing protein, with translation MVSFSSLFRKPEKVIQQVYFSPGIDCLNAILEQIETARTSLKICVFTISDDRITKAILQAHRNRVAIKIITDNEKLFDMGSDIKQLAQAGISIRVDNSPNHMHHKFAIVDDYLVLTGSYNWTRSAAKYNHENLVITSAKNIVTDFRYEFDRLWSVMVPL, from the coding sequence ATGGTAAGTTTTTCGTCTCTTTTCCGGAAACCTGAGAAAGTAATACAGCAAGTATATTTTAGTCCGGGCATTGATTGCTTAAATGCCATTCTGGAGCAAATAGAAACTGCTCGTACTTCTCTAAAAATCTGTGTCTTTACCATCAGCGACGATCGCATTACAAAGGCTATTTTACAGGCGCACCGCAACCGGGTAGCTATTAAAATTATTACCGATAATGAAAAGTTATTTGATATGGGTTCGGACATCAAACAACTGGCGCAGGCGGGTATTTCTATTCGGGTAGATAATTCACCTAACCACATGCACCACAAATTTGCTATTGTTGATGATTACCTGGTACTAACCGGTTCGTATAACTGGACCCGCAGTGCCGCCAAATATAACCACGAAAACCTGGTAATTACTTCAGCCAAAAATATAGTTACCGATTTTCGTTACGAGTTCGATCGCTTATGGAGTGTCATGGTGCCGCTTTAG
- a CDS encoding glucuronyl esterase domain-containing protein, giving the protein MKKLLVCFTVCAIALAGIPTQNLHAQETFNYDETKVGTYTLPPLLQTPDGKKITTTTQWNNIQRPALLKLFADNVYGRLPGKPKGLHFKVTSEDKEALGGKAIRKQITIYFTPADTGASMDVLLYLPKQAKGPVPIFAGLNFKGNHTVHTDPEIKITSRWVAEDKNAGITGNKANENTRGLQASRWVVEEILTRGYGLATAYYGDLEPDYPEGYKTGIRTQLSKSLQIQPNEWGAIGAWAWGMSRIMDYFETDPAINAKQVALQGHSRIGKAALWTGANDTRFAMIISNESGEGGAALARRWYGETVARLNSAFPHWFNPNYKKFNDKPNQLPVDQHQLLALIAPRPLYVASAQEDQWSDPKGEFLSAQAVGPVYALFSKKGIETPEMPGLNQPVGETVRYHNRSGKHDVTLYDWQQYLDFADKQFSNKQ; this is encoded by the coding sequence ATGAAAAAACTGCTTGTTTGTTTTACTGTTTGTGCAATTGCTTTGGCGGGTATACCTACTCAGAACCTACATGCCCAGGAAACATTTAATTACGACGAAACAAAAGTAGGCACTTATACATTGCCTCCACTATTGCAAACTCCCGATGGTAAGAAAATAACTACTACCACGCAATGGAACAACATTCAGCGGCCAGCATTATTAAAATTATTCGCCGATAATGTTTACGGCAGATTGCCGGGCAAACCGAAAGGCCTACATTTTAAAGTAACTTCCGAAGACAAAGAAGCCTTGGGCGGCAAAGCTATCCGGAAACAAATTACAATTTACTTTACGCCAGCTGATACCGGAGCAAGCATGGATGTGTTGTTGTATTTACCCAAACAGGCCAAAGGACCCGTTCCTATTTTTGCCGGTCTAAATTTTAAAGGCAATCACACGGTGCATACCGACCCGGAAATTAAAATTACTTCCCGCTGGGTAGCCGAGGATAAGAATGCTGGTATTACCGGTAACAAAGCCAACGAAAATACGCGAGGTTTGCAAGCCAGCCGCTGGGTGGTAGAAGAAATATTAACCCGAGGTTATGGCTTGGCTACGGCGTATTACGGCGACCTGGAACCTGATTACCCTGAAGGATATAAGACCGGTATCCGGACGCAGTTAAGCAAATCCTTACAAATTCAGCCGAATGAGTGGGGAGCAATTGGCGCCTGGGCCTGGGGCATGAGCCGCATTATGGATTATTTCGAAACTGACCCGGCCATTAACGCGAAGCAAGTTGCTTTACAAGGACATTCCCGCATTGGCAAGGCGGCCCTCTGGACAGGAGCGAACGATACCCGCTTTGCTATGATTATCTCTAACGAATCCGGCGAAGGAGGAGCGGCTTTGGCCCGACGCTGGTACGGCGAAACCGTGGCTCGTTTAAATTCAGCTTTTCCGCATTGGTTTAACCCTAATTACAAGAAATTTAACGACAAGCCCAACCAATTGCCCGTTGATCAGCATCAATTACTTGCTCTAATAGCACCTCGCCCATTGTACGTTGCCAGCGCCCAGGAAGACCAATGGTCGGATCCGAAAGGTGAGTTTTTAAGTGCGCAGGCAGTTGGCCCAGTATACGCCTTATTCAGCAAGAAAGGCATAGAAACTCCCGAAATGCCCGGTTTAAACCAGCCAGTAGGTGAAACAGTTCGCTACCACAACCGCAGCGGCAAACACGATGTTACCCTATATGACTGGCAGCAGTACTTGGACTTCGCTGATAAACAATTTAGTAATAAGCAGTAG